A single Stutzerimonas stutzeri DNA region contains:
- a CDS encoding Lrp/AsnC family transcriptional regulator codes for MQIDALSRRLIDRFQHGMPLCSEPYRAMAEALDCSEEDILARLRHLDRIGGLSRIGPVFEHSRAGASTLVALAVPLHRLESVATQISRYPEVNHNYHREHPYNLWFVLTGPDRAHLDHLLAEIEAQTGLRPLDLPMRCAYRIDLGFPIGEAP; via the coding sequence ATGCAGATCGACGCACTCAGCCGCCGCCTGATCGACCGTTTTCAGCACGGCATGCCGCTGTGCAGCGAGCCCTACCGTGCGATGGCCGAGGCGCTGGACTGCAGCGAAGAAGACATTCTCGCCAGGCTTCGTCACCTGGACCGAATCGGCGGCCTGTCGCGCATCGGCCCGGTGTTCGAACACAGCCGCGCCGGCGCCAGCACGTTGGTGGCGCTGGCCGTGCCGCTGCATCGTCTGGAATCCGTGGCGACACAGATCAGCCGCTACCCCGAGGTGAACCACAACTACCATCGCGAGCATCCCTATAACCTCTGGTTCGTACTCACCGGGCCCGATCGCGCGCACCTGGACCATCTGCTGGCGGAGATCGAAGCGCAAACCGGCCTCAGGCCGCTGGACCTGCCGATGCGGTGTGCCTACCGCATCGACCTTGGCTTTCCCATTGGAGAAGCACCATGA
- a CDS encoding AsnC family protein yields the protein MTLALNETQALQLRRLLEAGLPLAARPYRELAERLGASEEAVLAQVRCWNENGLFRRVGLVLKHRALGFRANAMLVMDVADDQVDEVGHRLGQAAGINLCYQRPRRLPDWRYNLFCMVHGREREQVCSLIERLLADHGLSAVPHRLLFSTHAFKQCGGRYAPPAHSEAVHG from the coding sequence ATGACCCTCGCCCTCAACGAGACGCAGGCTCTGCAGTTGCGTCGGCTGCTCGAAGCGGGCCTGCCGCTGGCCGCACGCCCGTATCGTGAACTGGCCGAACGCCTTGGCGCCAGCGAAGAAGCGGTGCTCGCGCAGGTCCGATGCTGGAACGAGAACGGCCTGTTCCGCCGTGTCGGACTGGTTCTCAAACATCGTGCCCTCGGATTCCGCGCAAACGCCATGCTGGTGATGGACGTTGCCGACGATCAGGTCGACGAGGTCGGCCATCGGCTGGGACAGGCGGCAGGTATCAACCTTTGTTACCAGCGCCCGCGTCGTCTGCCGGACTGGCGCTACAACCTGTTCTGCATGGTGCACGGCCGGGAGCGCGAGCAGGTATGCAGCCTGATCGAGCGCCTGCTGGCCGACCACGGATTGAGCGCCGTCCCCCATCGACTATTGTTCAGCACCCACGCGTTCAAACAGTGCGGGGGCCGCTACGCCCCGCCTGCCCACAGTGAGGCTGTCCATGGATGA
- a CDS encoding Lrp/AsnC family transcriptional regulator encodes MDEFDRRLIDRLQHGLPLVRHPWKTVAQELDADPQHLRERVQAMLDDGTLTRFGPMFDIERLGGAFTLAALAVPEERFDAVAAQLADMPEVAHNYRRAHTWNMWFVLACATPQGIADSLARIESQTGLTVLDLPKEETYHVGLHFPL; translated from the coding sequence ATGGATGAGTTCGATCGCCGCCTCATCGACCGCCTGCAACACGGCCTGCCGTTGGTCCGTCACCCCTGGAAGACCGTCGCGCAAGAACTCGACGCCGACCCGCAACACCTGCGCGAGCGGGTGCAGGCCATGCTGGACGACGGCACGCTGACGCGCTTCGGGCCGATGTTCGATATCGAACGTCTCGGTGGCGCCTTCACACTCGCGGCACTGGCGGTTCCTGAAGAACGTTTCGACGCAGTCGCCGCCCAGCTCGCCGACATGCCCGAAGTCGCGCACAACTATCGCCGCGCGCATACCTGGAACATGTGGTTCGTGCTCGCTTGCGCAACCCCGCAGGGCATTGCCGACAGCCTCGCCCGTATCGAATCGCAGACCGGTCTGACGGTGCTCGACCTGCCGAAGGAGGAAACCTACCATGTCGGACTGCACTTCCCGCTTTGA
- a CDS encoding nitrite reductase — protein MSDCTSRFDPDALSRRLVRLTEAGLPLVDDPWAWLAERLGLSVDATLELLQQMQAEGAIRRIAAVPNHYRLGYRHNGMTVWDVEDSEMARLGARVGNQPFVSHCYRRPRRDDWRYNLFAMVHGRSAEEIDTYRTAIRQLLGDACRAEDMLVSSRILKKTGLRMAVSR, from the coding sequence ATGTCGGACTGCACTTCCCGCTTTGATCCAGATGCGCTGTCCAGGCGCCTGGTCCGCCTCACCGAAGCCGGCCTGCCGCTGGTGGACGATCCCTGGGCCTGGCTGGCCGAACGGCTGGGGCTGAGCGTGGACGCGACGCTCGAGCTGCTTCAGCAAATGCAGGCCGAAGGCGCCATCCGTCGCATCGCCGCCGTGCCGAACCACTATCGTCTGGGATATCGCCACAACGGCATGACCGTCTGGGATGTCGAGGACAGCGAGATGGCCCGTCTTGGCGCGCGGGTCGGCAACCAACCCTTCGTCAGCCACTGCTATCGACGGCCTCGCAGGGACGACTGGCGCTACAACCTGTTCGCCATGGTGCATGGCCGGAGCGCCGAGGAAATCGACACCTACCGCACGGCGATCCGTCAGTTGCTCGGCGACGCCTGTCGCGCCGAGGACATGCTGGTCAGCAGCCGCATTCTGAAAAAAACCGGCCTGCGCATGGCCGTGTCCCGCTGA